The Populus trichocarpa isolate Nisqually-1 chromosome 11, P.trichocarpa_v4.1, whole genome shotgun sequence genome has a segment encoding these proteins:
- the LOC18102936 gene encoding cysteine-rich receptor-like protein kinase 29, with amino-acid sequence MAMLPSKLLFFFSPVFIHLLVLTMAQTNLLQHFCIENHGNFSANSDYKSNLDRLISSFSSDTNNDYGFYTGSFGENIDKAYAISLCRGDKKPETCRSCIKNSSQVLSQLCPNQKEAYIWYDDCMLRYANHTIFNSMEFGPYFWMYSLVNVTDENEFNEVLNALLGRLINFAALGDSRRKFAAGNATAEKSQQTMYALVQCTPDLTQQQCSDCLNQAIKLIPTCCSKRQGGRVVSPSCHFRYEKDPFYDLASTSPLPPLQSCISFYQIQRQETEPMASSRFLFSVCLLFMKVLAKAQQPSDQPVMLYKDCVGKGNYTTNSTYQANLNQLLTSIYTNTEINNGFYNFSYGQDADIVYSIALCRPDISPDVCRVCIRNASDFLVRLCPNFVEAIGGLDNCMVRYTNRSIFNRMEKGPYFWVYDDRVNVSDVVGFNQSRMTLLGRLSDQAAAGDSRYKYAMDQIDVPKNFQKIYALVQCTPDLSASECRDCLYNASGLIPQCCDARQGGRVIYPSCNFRYEIDRFYDPPTNSIPPPPDSTSNNTVPSPPASTSQGKKGKKRNVIIIIVIVPIAVSVILIVCVCIFLRARKQKEEEEVKDLYEMEDVELFQLDFGTVREATGNFSEDNKLGQGGFGTVYKGTLANGQDIAVKRLSRTSGQGELEFKNEVMLVAKLQHRNLVRLLGFCFEKEERILVYEFLPNSSLNNLIFDPVKRVLLDWETLYKIIEGIARGLLYLHEDSRLRIIHRDLKAANILLDENMNPKISDFGMARMFVMDQAQDSTSRVVGTFGYMAPEYVIRGHFSVKSDVYSFGVLVLEIVSGRKIGGSGIGDDGEDLLTYSWRKWNEGTPLDMIDPTLNIGPRSEIMRCINIGLVCVQENEALRPTMAQVSMMLSNYSVTLAAPSKPAFFMHGETSILPLMNASMLTESDESRTKSPQWSNKEVSISEIDLDDIQR; translated from the exons ATGGCAATGTTACCATCAAAATTGCTCTTCTTTTTTAGTCCTGTTTTCATTCACCTCCTCGTTCTCACTATGGCACAAACAAATCTGCTTCAGCACTTTTGTATAGAAAATCATGGTAACTTCAGTGCTAATAGTGACTACAAATCAAACCTCGATCGCCTTATCTCCTCCTTCTCTTCTGATACAAATAATGATTATGGGTTTTACACTGGCTCCTTTGGCGAAAACATCGACAAAGCTTATGCAATTTCGCTTTGTAGAGGAGATAAAAAGCCTGAAACCTGCCGTAGTTGCATTAAAAATTCCAGCCAAGTGCTCTCACAACTTTGTCCGAACCAAAAGGAGGCCTATATTTGGTATGATGATTGTATGTTGAGGTATGCAAACCATACCATTTTTAACAGTATGGAATTCGGTCCGTACTTTTGGATGTACAGCCTGGTTAATGTTACCGACGAAAATGAGTTCAATGAGGTGCTAAATGCCTTGTTAGGCAGACTGATAAATTTTGCAGCGTTAGGTGATTCACGAAGAAAATTTGCAGCAGGAAATGCGACAGCAGAAAAGTCTCAACAAACAATGTATGCACTTGTTCAGTGCACTCCTGATTTGACTCAGCAGCAATGCAGCGATTGCCTGAATCAAGCTATCAAATTGATTCCAACATGCTGTTCTAAGAGGCAAGGAGGGAGGGTGGTTTCACCTAGCTGTCACTTTCGATACGAAAAGGACCCTTTCTATGACCTTGCAAGCACTTCGCCACTGCCACCAT TACAATCCTGCATATCATTCTACCAGATACAGAGGCAGGAAACAGAACCTATGGCTTCTTCAAGATTCCTTTTTTCAGTCTGTCTTcttttcatgaaagttctggctAAGGCACAGCAGCCATCAGACCAGCCTGTAATGTTATATAAAGACTGTGTAGGAAAGGGCAACTACACCACTAACAGTACTTACCAGGCAAATCTCAATCAACTCCTCACCTCTATCTACACCAACACTGAAATAAACAATGGCTTTTACAATTTTTCCTACGGCCAAGACGCCGACATAGTGTATTCAATTGCACTTTGTAGACCGGATATCAGTCCTGATGTCTGCCGTGTTTGCATAAGAAATGCTAGTGATTTCTTGGTAAGACTCTGTCCAAACTTTGTGGAGGCAATCGGAGGGTTAGATAACTGTATGGTACGCTACACTAACCGCTCCATATTTAATCGCATGGAGAAAGGACCTTATTTTTGGGTGTATGATGATCGAGTTAATGTCTCTGATGTAGTCGGGTTCAATCAGTCACGGATGACTTTGTTAGGTAGGCTGAGCGATCAAGCAGCCGCAGGTGATTCTCGTTACAAGTATGCAATGGATCAAATAGATGTCCCGAAgaactttcaaaaaatatatgcacTTGTACAGTGTACTCCTGATTTATCTGCTTCGGAATGCAGGGATTGCCTGTATAATGCTTCAGGACTTATTCCACAGTGTTGTGATGCAAGACAAGGAGGAAGAGTTATTTATCCAAGCTGTAATTTTAGGTATGAAATAGACCGTTTCTATGACCCTCCGACTAATTCAATCCCGCCACCACCAGATTCAACTTCGAATAATACAGTTCCATCACCACCAGCTTCAACTTCACAAG GAAAGAAGGGCAAGAAGAGGaatgtcatcatcatcattgtcatTGTTCCAATAGCTGTTTCTGTGATTCTTATAGTTTGCGTTTGCATCTTCTTAAGAGCCAGGAAGCAGAAGGAGGAAGAGGAAGTTAAAG ATTTATATGAAATGGAAGATGTGGAATTGTTCCAACTTGATTTTGGCACTGTCAGAGAAGCAACAGGTAACTTCTCCGAGGATAATAAACTCGGACAAGGAGGATTTGGCACCGTGTACAAA GGCACACTTGCTAATGGACAAGATATAGCTGTAAAAAGGTTGTCTAGGACATCTGGACAAGGAGAGCTAGAATTCAAGAACGAGGTCATGTTAGTTGCCAAGCTTCAGCATCGGAATCTGGTTAGACTCCTGGGTTTCTGCTTCGAGAAAGAAGAAAGGATTCTTGTCTATGAGTTTCTCCCCAACTCGAGCCTCAACAACTTGATATTTG ATCCAGTCAAGCGTGTACTTCTAGATTGGGAAACCCTCTACAAAATCATTGAAGGCATTGCAAGGGGTCTTCTTTATCTACATGAAGACTCTCGACTACGGATTATTCATCGTGATCTCAAAGCTGCTAATATTCTGCTAGATGAGaacatgaatccaaaaatctCAGATTTTGGAATGGCAAGAATGTTTGTTATGGATCAAGCTCAAGATAGCACGAGTAGAGTAGTTGGGACCTT CGGGTATATGGCTCCAGAATATGTTATCCGTGGACATTTCTCAGTTAAATCAGATGTATATAGCTTCGGTGTCttagttttagaaattgttaGTGGTCGAAAGATTGGTGGCAGCGGCATAGGAGACGATGGAGAGGACCTTCTAACCTAT TCATGGAGAAAATGGAATGAAGGGACACCTTTAGACATGATAGATCCTACCTTGAATATTGGTCCAAGAAGTGAAATTATGAGATGCATCAACATCGGATTAGTTTGTGTTCAGGAAAATGAAGCCCTCAGACCAACTATGGCTCAAGTTTCTATGATGCTTAGTAACTACTCTGTCACTCTCGCAGCACCCTCAAAACCTGCATTTTTTATGCACGGAGAAACGTCGATTCTGCCATTGATGAATGCTTCAATGTTAACTGAGTCGGATGAATCCAGAACTAAATCTCCCCAGTGGTCTAACAAAGAGGTTTCCATCTCTGAGATAGACCTCGATGACATCCAAAGGTAA